GTGGCCCCTGGTAGGCATATTTGGCGGCGTTGCTCACCAGGTTCTCCAGCACCTGCCCCAAGCGGCGCGCATCCCCTTCCATCAGGCCATCCTGCGAAGGCGGATGCCAGCGAATATCCAGCCCAGCGAAGCGCACGCGCAGGCGTTCGATGTTTTCTTCCAGCACGGCGGTCAGATCCATCGGGCGGAAATCAATATCCAGGTTGCCGCTTTGCAAGCGGGAGGAATCGAGCAGGTTGTCCACCAGCTCCACCAGGCGGTCGGCCTCTTCATCAATGATCGCCAGAAACTCCTGCTGCTCCTCAGGCGTCCAGCGCGCGTCGGGGCGCAGCAAGGTGGTGGAATAGCCCTTGATAAAACCCAGCGGGGTTTTGAGTTCGTGTGACACCGTGGCGATGAAATCGGATTGCAGTTGGCTCAGGCGGCGTTCCGCCTCCAGGCTGGCAATCCGTTCCACCAGGCGCTTGTGCTCCAGCACCTGGGTGACGTGGGCGGCAATGTATTGCGCCAGGTTGATCTGCGCCTTGGTGTACACCGGGCCGCCAAAGCGCACAAACACCAGCGCGCCGATGGCTTGGCCGCCGGCCAATAGCGGCAGGGCCAGGAAGAAGCGCTGCTGCAAGCGGTCAGGGTCGGCATCCAGCTCGGGCTGCGTCACCACCGTGCGCACCTCGCGGAAGGCGGCCAACCCGGCCGCCTCGCCCCAGGCCGAATCGGCCTCCGAGGAGCGCCCACGCCCGATGGCACGCGCAAAGGCTGCCTCCAGCACGCCGTTGGCTTCGTTCTGCAAATACAAGACGGCATTATCGAAAATAAAGACTGGCCGCGCCAGGCGCACAATTTCAGAGAGCGCTTTGTCTACATCCAGCGTCTCGGTGACGGCACGGCTAATCGCATATACCGCCTGTAGCTCATTGAGTGGAAGCGTATTCCGTGTTTGCTCGCTCATATCGCCCCAGTGATGGGCAGGCTAAACGAGAAGCGACTGCCCTTTCCTGGTAACGAATCAACCAGCAGTTTTGACCCGTGGCCTTCGACAATTCGTTTGGCCAGGGTCAGGCCGATGCCCGTACCGGCGTGCCGGCGGGTCGAGGAGCTATCCAGTTGGTGAAAAGGCTCAAAGATCTCGTGCATGCGCTCAGGCGCGATGCCTACACCGGTATCGGCCACCGCCAATTCGATACGTTGGCCCTGCTGGCGGGCATTGATATGCACGCGCCCGCCACGTACATTGAACTTGAGGGCATTATCGATGAGCTGACCGATGGCCCACTCCAGGCGGTTGCTGTCGGCCAGCGCGTGGGGCAGATCCGCGGCCACTTCCAGGGTCAGCTCGATCTGCTCATTTTCCGCACGGGCGCGGTACGGCTCCAGCAGTTGCGGCAGCAAGCTTTGCAGTTGCACCGGGCCGGTTTCCAGGTGCAGGGTTTCCACGGTGTCGAACGACAGGAACAGCAAATTATCGATCAGGCCGGCCAAGCGCTTGTACGATTTTTCGAGCACGTTGACCGCAGCACGCTGGTCCGCGCTCAACGTACCCAGCGCTTCGGCAGCCAGCAGATCAATATAGCCAACCATATGCGAAAGCGGCGTGCGCAGCTCATGCGAGACGTTGGAGATGAAGTCATTCTTCATCCGGTTGAGCTCGGTGAGTTTGTTGAGCGCCTCTTGCAATTCGGCCGTGCGCTCTTCCACGCGCTGCTCCAGAAACAAGTTGCTCTGGCGCAGCGCTTCTTGCAGGTGGGCGATCTGTTCGGTCACCGCCGCATCCAACTTGGCGCGATCGATCAGGCCCAGATCCACCAGAGCCTGCCCCAGCAGCACGCGCTGGCCCTGGGCGCGCATGCGTTTCTGGTAAGCCAGGGCCTGCTGTAGGTCGGCCTGGGTGAGCAGCCCCTTCTCCAGCAGGCTATCGCCCAGACGCGGCACCAGCACTTCGGGCGATAGCGGGCCTGTGCGGGAGATCGAAGGAATCATTGAATCGGAGTTCATCAGCCTCAACCTACGCGAGTGAGTAAAAGCAGCGTCAACTCACGGCGCAGCTGCATCTCTGTGCGAAAAGTATACATAACTGCTCCGCGCGTGTACAACCCTACCAAGCTCCCAGCATAAATATGGAAATTGGCCGGCTGCTTACGAGGAGCCTCACAAGGCCTAACGGTATAATTAAGGCTCTGACCAAGTTCTGAACAAAATTCTTCTTTTTCCCATGGATTGAAAGGTTTTTATGGCGAATAGTTCCATCAAGCCTGTAGATATTGGCGATCAAATGCGCTCGGCGTACCTCGATTACGCCATGAGCGTCATCGTTTCACGCGCCCTGCCCGATGCACGTGACGGCCTCAAGCCCGTGCACCGCCGCATTCTGTACGCCATGCTGGATATGGGCATTCGTTCCAATACCGCCTTCAAGAAATCCGCCCGTATCGTCGGTGAAGTGCTGGGTAAGTATCACCCGCATAGTGATGTAGCCATCTACGATGCCATGGCGCGTATGGCCCAGGATTTCTCGCTGCGCTATACCCTGGTCAGCGGCCAGGGCAACTTTGGCTCCATCGGTGGTGACCCCCCAGCGGCGATGCGTTACACCGAGGCGCGCCTGCACTCGATGGCCGAGGAACTGTTGGCCGATATCGACAAGGAAACCGTCGATTTCACCGATAACTTCGATAGCTCGCTCAAAGAGCCTACCGTCCTGCCCGCCCGCCTGCCGAATCTGCTGCTCAACGGCTCCTCCGGCATCGCCGTGGGCATGGCTACCAACATCCCGCCGCACAACCTGGGCGAGCTGGTGGGCGCACTGCAATACATGATCGATAACTACGAGAAGATGGATGACATCACCACCGAGGACCTGCGCCGCTTTGTCAAAGGCCCAGACTTCCCCACCGGTGCCATCATCGTGGGCGAAGAAGGCATCCGCGATCTGTACAGCAAGGGCAAGGGCCAGCTCATCGTGCGCGCCCGGGCCCGCATTGAAGAAGGCCGCCGCGGGCGCATGCGCATCGTGATCAGCGCCATCCCCTACCAGGTCAACATGACCAATCTGATCGAGCGCATCGCCGAGTTGGTGCGCGAAGGCCGCCTGGAAGGTATCGCCGACATGCGCGATGAGTCCGACCGCGAAGGCCTCAGCATCGTGCTGGAGCTCAAGGCCGGCGCGCAGCCCAAAATGGTGCTCAACCGCCTCTACAAATACACCCCGCTGCAATCCAGCTTTGCCGCGCAAATCCTGGCGCTGGTGGATGGCGAACCGCGCTTGCTCTCGCTCAAGCGTGCGCTGCAAATCTTCCTCGATCACCGTCAGGAAGTGATCACGCGCCGTAGCAAGTTTGAGCTGGCCAAGGCCGAGGCACGCGCTCACATCCTTGAAGGCTTGCTCACCGCGCTGGCCAACATTGATGATGTCATTCGCACCATTCGGGAAGCCAAAGACACTGAGATCGCCAAAGAGCGCTTGATGACGCGCTTCAAGCTGTCAGACAAGCAGGCCGTGGCCATCCTGGATATGCAGTTGCGCCGCCTGGCCGCGCTGGAACGCCAGAAGATCGAAGACGAATACAAGCAGATCCAAGAGCGCATTGCATATTTGAAAGACCTGCTCAAGCACCCCAAGAAGATTCTGACGCTGATCAAGAGCGATCTGGGGGAGCTGGCCGTAACCTATGGTGACGAACGCCGCACCGCGCTGGATGGCGAAGGCAAGGGCGACGTCAGCGAAGAAAGCCTGGTGGCGGATGAAGCCACCCTGGTGAGCATCACCAGCCTGGGCTACGTCAAGCGCGTGGCCGCCAAAGCCTTCCGCGCCCAGGGGCGCGGTGGCTCCGGCGTCAAGGGCCACGCCACCAAGAACGAAGACGAAGTGGTGCTGCTGGTGCCGGCGCGCACCTTGGATACGATCTTGTTCTTCTCCAATCGCGGCAAGGTGTATTCGGAGAAGGCCTACCGCATCCCCGAGGCGGAGCGCACCGCGCGTGGCACGCCGATCGTCAATATCCTCAGCGTGGGCCAAAACGAAACCATCACCGCGGCCATTGCGGTGCCCAGCTTCCAGGCGGTGGATTTCTGCATCGTCGCCACCCGCGACGGCAAGATCAAGCGCATGGAGCTCAGCGAATTCGAAAGCGTGCGCGCCTCAGGCCTGATCTGCATCAACCTCGAGAAGGATGACCAGTTGGGTTGGGCCGGTTTGGTGGGCGGCAAAGACTACATCATCCTGATCTCACGCAACGGCCAGGCCTTGCGCTTCGCGGTGGACAAGGTGCGCCCGATGGGCCGCCAGGCCGGCGGCCTGCGCGCCATCAAGATGAAGGCCGATGATCAACTGGCTAGCATGGAAGTGGTGGAACCCGGCGCCGACCTGCTGGTGATCAGCACGCTGGGCTACGGCAAACGCACGCCGCTGACCCAATACCCGGCCAAGGGCCGCGGCACCAGCGGCGTCCTCACCACAGACGTCAAAGCCTTCAAGGATATCGGGCCCATCGCCGCCGCCCGCGTAGTGCAAGAGGACGACGAAGTCACCATCATCTCGGCGGCCGGCGTGGTGTTGCGCACCGCGGTCAAGGCGATCAAACAGGCCAGCCGCGCCACACGCGGCGTGCGCATCATGCACGTGGCCCGCGAGGATAGCATCGCCACGCTGGCGCGCATTCCCGTAACCAACATCAACGCCGCGGCCGAGAGCGCCGCCGAACCCGCCGCGCCGGCGCCCGCAAAATCAGCCCCGGCCAAGGCCGCCCCCACCAAAGCCGCCCCGGCCAAGGCGGCAGGCAAGGCCAAAGCACCGGCCAAGAGCAAGAACGCCAAGCCAGCCAAGAAAGCGGCTACGAAGAAGAGCAGCAAAAAGTAAGCCTGCCCCTCACTTTTTAAAATAAGCCACCTGTTTGCACAATAAAACAGGTGGCTTATTTTTTGCAATCTTTGTATAACCCTGATAGGAACAGTTTCCGGCCTCATTCCCATGCAACGAACGATCTGGCTCCCCTGGCTCTTGCTGCTGTTGGCCGCGCTGGCCTGCAACTACCCGCGCACCACGCTCGGCCCCGCCGCGGCCGCCCCCAGCCCGGCGCTGGCTGCCGCCACGCCACAGGGTGCCGCGGCCCCGCCGCCTACGCTGCCGCCGACGCGTGACCCGAACACCCCGATCCTCACCCCTACGCCGGATGCGCCGCATACCCAACTCGCCCTGCGCAGCGAAGCCAGCCAATACACCGTGCAGCCCGGCGATTCGCTGAATGCGATTGCCGAGCGCATGGGCCTCAGCCTGCAGCAGTTGCTGGCAGTCAACGCCATCGCCAACCCGAATGCACTCAACGTCGGTCAGGTGATCAACATCCCCGCGCAGGAGATCAGCAGCCTCGGGCCGGATTTCAAGCTCATCCCTGATTCGGAGCTGGTCAACGGCCCCTATGCCATCGTCTTCAACGTTGCCGATTTCGTCAACAACCAGCCAGGCTACCTCAAACAGCATCAGGAGCAGGTGGACCAGCAGTTTCTCAGCGGCGCGGCGATCGTGCAACGCGTGGCTAACGAATACTCGGTGAACCCCAAGTTGCTGCTGGCCCTGCTGGAGTATCACAGTGCCTGGCTGAGCAACCCCAGCCCCAACGGCGCCAGCCTCAGCTTCCCGATGGGCAAGCAAGATGCCTGGCGCAGTGGCCTATACCTGCAGCTCTCTTGGGCGGCAGATAATCTCAACAAGGGCTATTACGATTGGCGCGCCGGCCAGGTGACCGCCTGGCGCACGCAGGATGGCGTAGCCATTCCGCCCCACCCCAGCATCAATGCCGGCACGGCTGCGCTGCAGAACCTGTTGGCGCTGATGCACGCCGAACCTGCCTGGCGCAGCGCGGTGAGCGAGGCGGGCTTCTTCCAAACCTATCTGCGCCTGTATGGCTACCCCTTCGATTACGCCATCGAACCCGTGCTGCCTGCCGGGCTCAGCCAACCAGCGCTGCAGCTACCCTTTGAGCCCGGCGTGCGCTGGGTCTTCTCGGGTGGCCCGCACGGGGGCTGGGGCAACGGCTCCGCCTGGGCGGCGCTCGATTTCGCCCCCAGTGCCGAGATCAGCGGCTGCAATGCCAGCAACGATTGGATCGTGGCCGCCGCAGACGGCTTGATCGTGCGCGCCGATAACGGCGCCGTGGTGCAAGACCTGGATGGCGACGGCTACGAGCAAACCGGCTGGACGCTGCTCTACATGCACATCGCTCCGCACGATCGCGTGGCGGCGGGCACTTACCTGCGCGCCGGCCAACGCATCGGCCACCCCTCGTGCGAAGGCGGCGTGGCCACCGCCACCCATTTGCACATTGCCCGTCGCTATAATGGCGAGTGGATCCCGGCTGCCGGCAACCTGCCCTTTACCCTCGAGGGCTGGGTCTCGGTGAGCAACGGCTTGCTCTACGATGGCAGCCTGCTGCGCGATGGCGTGCAGGTGGATGCCTGCGAATGCCGTTTCCCCGCCAATATGGTGCAGCGTTAGCCATGACTTCACGAATGCTACGACTCCTCGTCCTCAGCCTGGCGCTGGCGGGCGCCAGCCTGATGTGCAGCAGCGGGTACATCACCCCGCAGAGCCTGCGCGCCACGCAGGATCTGCTGGCCCAGCTTAGCGCCACCGCCAGCGCCTTCGTGCCCTCGGCCACGCCAACCGAGCTGCCCAGCCTGACCCCAAGTTTGCGCGCCACCGCCAGCCCCAGCCCCACCCCGCAAGAGAGCCCTTCGCCGGCGCCGCCGTTCATCTACACGGCGCAATCCGGCGATACGCTGGCGGCGCTGGCGGTGCGCTTTGGCGTCGACCCCGGCCAGATCGCCTCGCCGCGGGATATTCCCAGCGGGTTGATCCCCCCCGGCCAGATCTTCACCATTCCGCATGCCGTCGGCATCACCACGCCCAATGACAAACTCGTGCCGGATAGCGAAGTGGTTTACTCGCCCTCGGCCAGCGGCTTTGACCCGCAGGCCTATAGCGATCCCTTTGCCGGCTACATGAGCACGTATCGCGAATACCTACCCTCCGCGTGGTACAGCGGGGCCGGCGTGGTGCTGCGCGTAGCGCAGGAGAATTCGCTCAACCCGCGCCTGCTGCTCTCCATCCTGCAATACCAGAGCAATTGGGTGCTGGGCCAACCCACCAACAACAGCGCCATCGATTTCCCGATTGGCTACCGCCTGCCGCAGGCCCACGGCCTGTACCAGCAACTCACCTGGGTAGCCAAGCAGCTCTCCACTGGCTACTACGGCTGGCGCGAAGGCCGCCTCACCGAGATCAGCTTTCGCGACGGGGTGCGCATGCGTATCGCCCCGGAGCTGAATGCGGGCAGTGTCGCCATTCAGTATCTGTTCGCCCAACTGTATGACTACGAAGAATGGCTAGATGTCATCAACCGCCATACCGGCTATCCCTTCACCCACGCTTCGATGTTTCCGGATCCCTGGGTGCGCGCTGCCCAGATCGAGCCGCTGTTTCCGCCAGCGCTCTCGCAACCCGCGCTCAGCCTGCCCTTCCTCGAGCGCCAGGTGTGGTATTTCACCGCCGGGCCGCACGGCGCCTGGGAGCGCGAAGGCTCGTGGGCCGCTCTGGATTTTGCGCCCAGCAGCAGCCAGCCCGGGTGCGTGGCCTCGACCCACTGGGTCACCGCCGCCGCCCCGGGCCTGGTGGTGCGCACCAGCCCCGGGGTGATCGTGGTAGATATGGATGCGGATGGGGATGAGCAGACCGGCTGGGTGATCCTCTACCTGCATGTGATCGGCGACAGCACTCCGGCCGAAGGCACCTGGCTGGATCGTGGCGACCGCCTCGGCCACCCTTCATGCGAAGGCGGCGCGGCCACCGCCACGCATGTACATCTGGCGCGCAAGTACAACGGCGAATGGATTGGCGGCGGCGGGGCACTGCCCTTCGTGCTCAGCGGCTGGACGGTAGAATACGGGGCAGACGCCTATCTGGGCAACCTGACCCGTGATGGGCGCGTGGTGGTGGCGTGCACTTGCAGCGGCAAGGATAGCCAGATCACCCTCAGCAGTGATGACCCCTACTAAGCAGCCCCTCTCCTTACTCGCCAGCCTATGGCTGTGCGGCTGCCTGCTGGCGGCCTGCCGCCCCCAACCCGCCCCCACGCAAACCGCCGCCGCCACCGCGGATGCTAGCATCGCCCAGGTGAGTACCGCCCAGGTAGCCATCCTCACCCCTGAGCTCACCGCTACGCCGCCGCCGGCGCGCCCGCTGTACGATCCCGGTACGCTGGTGGACTACACCGCCCAAACCGGCGATAACCTGATTGCCCTGGCAGCCCGCTTCAATACCACGGTGCGCGAGATCCGCGCCGCCAACCCGATCATCCCCGATACGGCTACGACGATGCCCGCCGGCTTTCCAATGAAGATTCCGGTCTATTACCGCACCTATTGGGGCTCGCAATTTCAAATTCTGCCTGACAGCTTGTATGTCAATGGCCCGGCCCAGCTGGATTTTGACACCCACGCCTTTGTGGCCGCCCAGCCCGGCTGGCTGAAGAACTACCGCGAATACGCCGCCGGCCAGCACCGCGATGGCGCCGGCCTGGTGGATCTGGTGGCGCAAAATTTCAGCGTCAGCCCGCGCCTGCTGCTGGCCCTGCTCGAATACCAGGCCGGAGCGCTAAGCCAACCCGTGCTCGACGATGCCATCGGCCCCTACATGTTGGGCTATGAACACCAGTTTCACCGTGGCGTCTATTTGCAACTGGTGTGGGCCGCCAACACCCTCAATAATGCCTACTACCAATGGCGCAATGGCAAGCTGATCGAGTTTGATCGCCCGGATGGCACGATCTACCGCCCTGACCCCTGGCAGAACGCAGCCAGCGTCAGCCTGCAGGAATTCTTTAACACCACATTGCCACAAGCAGATTTTGCCACGGCCATCGGCCCACAGGGCTTTATCCAAACCTATACCGATCTATTCGGTGACCCCTGGGCAGCGGATGAGCCGCACATCCCCGGCAGCTTGCTACAACCCGAATTACGCTTGCCCAGCCCACCGGGCGAGCTATGGTCCTACACCGGTGGCCCACACACGGGGTGGGGCACTGGCAATCCCTGGGCCGCGCTGGATTTTGCCCCGGGCAGCGAGACGCGGGGCTGCGTTAGCACCACCTCATGGGCGCTGGCGATGGCGGATGGCTTGGTGGTGCGCTCGGAGCCGGGCACGGTTGTGCTGGACTTGGATGGCGATGGCGATGAGCGCACCGGCTGGGTGCTGTTCTACCTGCACCTGGCCACCAACGGGCGGGCGGCGGCCGGGCAGCAAGTGCAAGCCGGCTGGCCGCTGGGCCACCCCTCGTGCGAGGGCGGCTCGGCCACCGGTACGCATGTGCATATTGCGCGTAAGTACAACGGGGAGTGGATCGAAGCGGCCGGCGCGCTGCCGTTTGTAATGGAAGGCTGGACGGCGGGGGAAGGCAGCGGCGGCAGCTACACCGGCACGCTTACCCGCCTGGGCCAGGTGGTGCGGGCGTGCACCTGCTCAGATGCCGCCAGCAGCATTGTTTCGCGGGCGGCCATCGTGCCGTTTCCTACGCTGCAAATGCTGCCGAGCGAGACGGCCGCGCCCAATCCCTAACCTGCTTGGCTAGACCGGGATGATTTCGTAATCGGTCTCGATCTGCACGGCCATCTTGAGCATGTTCTGCGCCGGGCAATACTTATCCGCCGAAAGCTGAATGGCGCGCTCCACCGCGGCGGCGTCAATATCGTTGCCGGTGATCAAGTACTCGATCAACACATGCGTCCACACTTTGGGGTGTTCCTTGGCCGCCTGCGTGGTCACCTTGACTTGAAAGGCGGTCACATCCTGGCGTTTCTTCTGCAAAATTGAAATAACATCCATCCCCGTGCAGCCCCCCAGGCCGAGCGCCACCAGCTCCATCGGGCGCAAGCCTTCTTCGGTGCCGCCCACCGAGGCATCCGCATCCACATCGACTGAAAAATTGCTACTCAGCCCCTTGCCGCGAAAATTCAAGCCCTTTTTCCAATCCAATGCTACTTG
The DNA window shown above is from Anaerolineales bacterium and carries:
- a CDS encoding GAF domain-containing protein, whose protein sequence is MSEQTRNTLPLNELQAVYAISRAVTETLDVDKALSEIVRLARPVFIFDNAVLYLQNEANGVLEAAFARAIGRGRSSEADSAWGEAAGLAAFREVRTVVTQPELDADPDRLQQRFFLALPLLAGGQAIGALVFVRFGGPVYTKAQINLAQYIAAHVTQVLEHKRLVERIASLEAERRLSQLQSDFIATVSHELKTPLGFIKGYSTTLLRPDARWTPEEQQEFLAIIDEEADRLVELVDNLLDSSRLQSGNLDIDFRPMDLTAVLEENIERLRVRFAGLDIRWHPPSQDGLMEGDARRLGQVLENLVSNAAKYAYQGPLHIHLELSASEATLTVRDAGPGVAAAHRERIFERFYRVPATQELARGSGLGLYICKQIVLAHGGEIRLAKPKGKGTEFVIRLPRAHAMPNREG
- the gyrA gene encoding DNA gyrase subunit A; translation: MANSSIKPVDIGDQMRSAYLDYAMSVIVSRALPDARDGLKPVHRRILYAMLDMGIRSNTAFKKSARIVGEVLGKYHPHSDVAIYDAMARMAQDFSLRYTLVSGQGNFGSIGGDPPAAMRYTEARLHSMAEELLADIDKETVDFTDNFDSSLKEPTVLPARLPNLLLNGSSGIAVGMATNIPPHNLGELVGALQYMIDNYEKMDDITTEDLRRFVKGPDFPTGAIIVGEEGIRDLYSKGKGQLIVRARARIEEGRRGRMRIVISAIPYQVNMTNLIERIAELVREGRLEGIADMRDESDREGLSIVLELKAGAQPKMVLNRLYKYTPLQSSFAAQILALVDGEPRLLSLKRALQIFLDHRQEVITRRSKFELAKAEARAHILEGLLTALANIDDVIRTIREAKDTEIAKERLMTRFKLSDKQAVAILDMQLRRLAALERQKIEDEYKQIQERIAYLKDLLKHPKKILTLIKSDLGELAVTYGDERRTALDGEGKGDVSEESLVADEATLVSITSLGYVKRVAAKAFRAQGRGGSGVKGHATKNEDEVVLLVPARTLDTILFFSNRGKVYSEKAYRIPEAERTARGTPIVNILSVGQNETITAAIAVPSFQAVDFCIVATRDGKIKRMELSEFESVRASGLICINLEKDDQLGWAGLVGGKDYIILISRNGQALRFAVDKVRPMGRQAGGLRAIKMKADDQLASMEVVEPGADLLVISTLGYGKRTPLTQYPAKGRGTSGVLTTDVKAFKDIGPIAAARVVQEDDEVTIISAAGVVLRTAVKAIKQASRATRGVRIMHVAREDSIATLARIPVTNINAAAESAAEPAAPAPAKSAPAKAAPTKAAPAKAAGKAKAPAKSKNAKPAKKAATKKSSKK
- a CDS encoding LysM peptidoglycan-binding domain-containing protein gives rise to the protein MQRTIWLPWLLLLLAALACNYPRTTLGPAAAAPSPALAAATPQGAAAPPPTLPPTRDPNTPILTPTPDAPHTQLALRSEASQYTVQPGDSLNAIAERMGLSLQQLLAVNAIANPNALNVGQVINIPAQEISSLGPDFKLIPDSELVNGPYAIVFNVADFVNNQPGYLKQHQEQVDQQFLSGAAIVQRVANEYSVNPKLLLALLEYHSAWLSNPSPNGASLSFPMGKQDAWRSGLYLQLSWAADNLNKGYYDWRAGQVTAWRTQDGVAIPPHPSINAGTAALQNLLALMHAEPAWRSAVSEAGFFQTYLRLYGYPFDYAIEPVLPAGLSQPALQLPFEPGVRWVFSGGPHGGWGNGSAWAALDFAPSAEISGCNASNDWIVAAADGLIVRADNGAVVQDLDGDGYEQTGWTLLYMHIAPHDRVAAGTYLRAGQRIGHPSCEGGVATATHLHIARRYNGEWIPAAGNLPFTLEGWVSVSNGLLYDGSLLRDGVQVDACECRFPANMVQR
- a CDS encoding LysM peptidoglycan-binding domain-containing protein, whose amino-acid sequence is MTSRMLRLLVLSLALAGASLMCSSGYITPQSLRATQDLLAQLSATASAFVPSATPTELPSLTPSLRATASPSPTPQESPSPAPPFIYTAQSGDTLAALAVRFGVDPGQIASPRDIPSGLIPPGQIFTIPHAVGITTPNDKLVPDSEVVYSPSASGFDPQAYSDPFAGYMSTYREYLPSAWYSGAGVVLRVAQENSLNPRLLLSILQYQSNWVLGQPTNNSAIDFPIGYRLPQAHGLYQQLTWVAKQLSTGYYGWREGRLTEISFRDGVRMRIAPELNAGSVAIQYLFAQLYDYEEWLDVINRHTGYPFTHASMFPDPWVRAAQIEPLFPPALSQPALSLPFLERQVWYFTAGPHGAWEREGSWAALDFAPSSSQPGCVASTHWVTAAAPGLVVRTSPGVIVVDMDADGDEQTGWVILYLHVIGDSTPAEGTWLDRGDRLGHPSCEGGAATATHVHLARKYNGEWIGGGGALPFVLSGWTVEYGADAYLGNLTRDGRVVVACTCSGKDSQITLSSDDPY
- a CDS encoding LysM peptidoglycan-binding domain-containing protein → MTPTKQPLSLLASLWLCGCLLAACRPQPAPTQTAAATADASIAQVSTAQVAILTPELTATPPPARPLYDPGTLVDYTAQTGDNLIALAARFNTTVREIRAANPIIPDTATTMPAGFPMKIPVYYRTYWGSQFQILPDSLYVNGPAQLDFDTHAFVAAQPGWLKNYREYAAGQHRDGAGLVDLVAQNFSVSPRLLLALLEYQAGALSQPVLDDAIGPYMLGYEHQFHRGVYLQLVWAANTLNNAYYQWRNGKLIEFDRPDGTIYRPDPWQNAASVSLQEFFNTTLPQADFATAIGPQGFIQTYTDLFGDPWAADEPHIPGSLLQPELRLPSPPGELWSYTGGPHTGWGTGNPWAALDFAPGSETRGCVSTTSWALAMADGLVVRSEPGTVVLDLDGDGDERTGWVLFYLHLATNGRAAAGQQVQAGWPLGHPSCEGGSATGTHVHIARKYNGEWIEAAGALPFVMEGWTAGEGSGGSYTGTLTRLGQVVRACTCSDAASSIVSRAAIVPFPTLQMLPSETAAPNP
- a CDS encoding OsmC family protein, which translates into the protein MQVALDWKKGLNFRGKGLSSNFSVDVDADASVGGTEEGLRPMELVALGLGGCTGMDVISILQKKRQDVTAFQVKVTTQAAKEHPKVWTHVLIEYLITGNDIDAAAVERAIQLSADKYCPAQNMLKMAVQIETDYEIIPV